One stretch of Prunus persica cultivar Lovell chromosome G1, Prunus_persica_NCBIv2, whole genome shotgun sequence DNA includes these proteins:
- the LOC18789772 gene encoding pentatricopeptide repeat-containing protein At4g15720: protein MRKPLNQNLISALTASNLSRQNQLSPSHLIQQLRSCKDSDSAKSLHSNGIKSGSLYDTFTTNHLINCYVRLQRIDLASQLFDEMPEPNVVSWTSLMAGYVDTGQPRMALWVFGKMPECSVLPNEFTFATVINACSILAHLRTGKKIHALVELLGFQSNLVVCSSLVDMYGKCNDVDHAQRVFDLMGCRNVVSWTSIIAAYAQNAQGDEALQLFREFNRLMLERPNHFMLASVVNACASLGRLVSGKVAHGAVIRGGYDSNAVIASALLDMYAKSGCVEYSDKVFRRIRNPSVIPYTSMIVAAAKYGLGRMSLQLFQEMIDRRIKPNDVTFVGVLHACSHSGLVDEGLQQLESMHEKHGITPTAKHYTCIVDMLGRTGRLNEAYELAKSIQAEANQEALLWGTLLSASRLHGRVDIAVEASRRLIDSNQQVVGAYVTLSNAYALNGEWETAHDLRLEMRRTGVQKEPGCSWVEMKDSSYVFYAGDVSSCTRGSEVVTLLRELEGKMKQRGYVGGSRGLVFVDVEEEAKEGIVGLHSERLALGFALLSIPKGVTIRIMKNLRMCRDCHEAFKLISDIVERECVVRDVNRFHHFKSGSCTCRDFW, encoded by the coding sequence ATGAGAAAGCCGTTAAACCAAAATCTCATTTCTGCCCTCACCGCCTCCAACCTTTCCCGCCAAAATCAATTGTCACCTTCTCATCTCATACAACAGCTCCGGAGCTGCAAAGATTCCGATTCTGCAAAGTCGTTACATTCCAACGGTATAAAGTCTGGGTCTTTATACGACACATTCACCACCAACCATCTCATCAATTGCTATGTCAGACTCCAAAGAATTGACCTTGCAAGCCagttgtttgatgaaatgcctGAACCAAACGTTGTGTCATGGACTTCGCTCATGGCCGGTTACGTCGATACGGGTCAGCCCAGAATGGCTCTGTGGGTCTTTGGGAAAATGCCCGAGTGTTCTGTTCTGCCCAATGAGTTCACTTTTGCCACTGTGATTAATGCGTGTTCGATTCTTGCTCACCTTAGAACTggcaaaaaaattcatgcgcTTGTTGAACTTTTGGGATTTCAATCCAACCTTGTTGTCTGCTCTTCGCTGGTTGATATGTACGGGAAGTGCAATGATGTCGACCATGCCCAGCGGGTTTTCGACTTGATGGGTTGTAGGAATGTTGTTTCATGGACTTCAATTATTGCTGCTTATGCCCAAAATGCACAGGGTGATGAAGCGCTCCAACTTTTCAGAGAATTTAATCGTTTGATGTTGGAGCGTCCGAATCATTTTATGTTAGCTAGTGTTGTCAATGCTTGTGCAAGCTTGGGTAGGTTGGTTTCTGGGAAAGTTGCACATGGAGCGGTAATTCGTGGTGGCTATGATTCGAATGCTGTCATTGCCAGTGCACTGCTGGACATGTATGCTAAATCTGGGTGCGTTGAGTATTCTGACAAGGTTTTCAGGAGAATCCGAAATCCCTCTGTAATACCCTACACTTCAATGATTGTGGCTGCTGCAAAGTATGGACTCGGGAGAATGTCTCTTCAACTCTTTCAAGAAATGATCGATAGAAGAATAAAACCCAACGATGTCACCTTCGTTGGGGTCCTGCATGCTTGTAGCCATTCAGGGCTTGTTGATGAAGGTCTCCAGCAGTTGGAATCCATGCATGAGAAACATGGAATAACCCCAACTGCAAAGCACTACACATGCATTGTTGATATGCTTGGTAGAACTGGCCGGCTTAACGAGGCTTACGAACTAGCCAAATCTATCCAAGCAGAGGCCAACCAAGAGGCCTTGTTGTGGGGCACACTTCTTTCAGCAAGTAGGCTTCATGGAAGGGTAGATATTGCAGTTGAAGCTAGTCGACGATTAATAGATTCCAATCAACAAGTAGTAGGTGCATATGTTACATTATCAAATGCttatgccttgaatggggagTGGGAAACTGCTCATGATCTTCGGTTAGAAATGAGGCGTACCGGGGTGCAAAAAGAACCCGGTTGCAGTTGGGTTGAGATGAAGGATTCAAGTTATGTGTTCTATGCCGGAGATGTGTCATCGTGCACACGGGGGAGCGAGGTAGTGACTTTGTTGAGGGAGTTGGAgggaaaaatgaaacaaagagGCTATGTAGGAGGGAGTAGGGGATTGGTATTTGTTGATGTGGAGGAGGAAGCCAAGGAGGGAATTGTAGGTCTGCACAGTGAGAGATTGGCATTAGGTTTTGCGTTGTTAAGCATACCAAAAGGAGTCACTATTAGAATAATGAAGAACCTCAGAATGTGTAGGGACTGTCATGAGGCTTTCAAGCTCATTAGTGATATTGTTGAGAGGGAATGCGTTGTTAGAGATGTAAACAGATTTCATCACTTTAAAAGTGGTTCTTGCACTTGTAGGGATTTTTGGTGA